In one Notolabrus celidotus isolate fNotCel1 chromosome 1, fNotCel1.pri, whole genome shotgun sequence genomic region, the following are encoded:
- the LOC117814229 gene encoding probable N-acetyltransferase camello — translation MQLVIRPFRPSDKDMVRTLFSIGIKEHIGPCFNNAMTSSLHLAVTLALCVIGYLLGSVLGAVLLTVVWVGLVYYCCHELYTSLVEEKLRTDMQDIPGNYQSRPDDCFWVAEAEVDGRPQILGIVAVLAKQSGKERHGELFRMIISQSCRRMGLGTRLTQTVIEYCKERGFSKVELETSSTQAAAVALYEKLGFTLVLTYTPTYTSDWVVQLTRVKFLKMEKLL, via the coding sequence ATGCAGCTGGTGATCCGCCCGTTCCGTCCCTCAGACAAGGACATGGTACGTACTCTGTTCAGCATCGGCATCAAAGAACACATCGGCCCGTGCTTTAACAATGCCATGACCAGCTCTCTCCACCTCGCCGTCACCCTGGCTCTGTGTGTCATTGGCTACCTCCTCGGCTCTGTGTTGGGGGCCGTGCTGTTAACTGTTGTCTGGGTGGGCCTCGTCTACTACTGCTGCCATGAGCTTTATACAAGCCTTGTTGAAGAGAAACTCCGGACCGACATGCAGGACATCCCTGGGAATTATCAGAGCAGACCTGATGACTGTTTCTGGGTGGCTGAGGCTGAGGTTGATGGGAGGCCGCAAATCCTGGGTATCGTGGCTGTTTTGGCCAAACAAAGTGGGAAGGAAAGACACGGGGAACTCTTCAGAATGATTATCTCTCAGTCGTGTAGACGGATGGGCCTGGGCACCAGACTGACTCAGACTGTGATTGAGTATTGTAAAGAACGAGGTTTCTCCAAGGTGGAGCTGGAGACGAGTTCGACTCAGGCTGCAGCTGTGGCGCTGTATGAGAAACTGGGGTTTACCCTGGTCCTCACATACACTCCAACATATACTTCTGACTGGGTTGTACAACTGACAAGGgtcaagtttttaaaaatggaaaaactGCTGTAG
- the LOC117814224 gene encoding probable N-acetyltransferase camello: MGVGAAIYTLLEVFIAVCSCFGNMLVILALWTSKCIKRPTFCLIVSLAVADFMVGCMAIPVAVVVDRRVETSFYGCLFLSCVVILFTMVSVLCLVAIAVDRFFRVYAPLNSLETMQLVIRPFRPSDKDMVRTLFSIGIKEHIGPCFNNAMTSPLHLAVTLALCVIGYLFGSVLGAVLLTVVWVGLVYYCCHELYASFVEEKLRTDMQDIPGNYQSRPDDCFWVAEAEVDGRPQILGIVAVLAKQSGKERHGELFRMIISQSCRRMGLGTRLTQTVIDYCKERGFSKVELETSSTQAAAVALYEKLGFTLVLTHTQTYSPDWIVQLTRVRILKMEKLL, from the exons ATGGGTGTAGGAGCAGCGATATACACGTTGTTGGAGGTTTTCATTGCTGTTTGCAGCTGTTTTGGTAATATGTTGGTGATTTTGGCACTTTGGACTAGTAAGTGCATAAAGCGGCCTACCTTCTGCCTGATCGTGTCTCTGGCTGTGGCTGACTTCATGGTGGGCTGCATGGCAATACCAGTGGCTGTGGTGGTGGACAGACGAGTGGAGACTTCATTCTATGGTTGTCTCTTCCTCAGCTGCGTGGTCATCCTGTTCACAATGGTATCAGTTTTGTGTCTCGTTGCTATTGCCGTGGATCGATTCTTCAGGGTGTACGCCCCTCTCAA TTCCTTGGAGACCATGCAGCTGGTGATCCGCCCGTTCCGTCCCTCAGACAAGGACATGGTACGTACTCTGTTCAGCATCGGCATCAAAGAACACATCGGCCCGTGCTTTAACAATGCCATGACCAGCCCTCTCCACCTCGCCGTCACCCTGGCTCTGTGTGTCATCGGCTACCTCTTCGGCTCTGTGTTGGGGGCCGTGCTATTAACTGTTGTCTGGGTGGGCCTCGTCTACTACTGCTGCCATGAGCTTTATGCAAGCTTTGTTGAGGAGAAACTCCGGACCGACATGCAGGACATCCCTGGGAATTATCAGAGCAGACCTGATGACTGTTTCTGGGTGGCTGAGGCTGAGGTTGATGGGAGGCCGCAAATCCTGGGTATCGTGGCTGTTTTGGCCAAACAAAGTGGGAAGGAAAGACACGGGGAACTCTTCAGAATGATTATCTCTCAGTCGTGTAGACGGATGGGCCTGGGCACCAGACTGACACAGACTGTGATTGACTATTGTAAAGAACGAGGTTTCTCCAAGGTGGAGCTGGAGACGAGTTCGACTCAGGCTGCAGCTGTGGCGCTGTATGAGAAACTGGGGTTTACCCtggtcctcacacacactcaaacatatTCTCCGGACTGGATTGTACAACTGACAAGGGTTAggattttaaaaatggaaaaactGCTGTAG